The segment CCTTTATTTCCGCATCCAGGAGTACTTCTTCCCTGGCCAATTCTTCGACTTTCTCCCATTCTTTCAAGCTTGCGGATTTCTCGGATAAATCCAGCACAGCTTGTCTCAGGCTTTCAATATTTTGCTGCAGCGACTCCCGCTCGGCAACTAAAGCCTCATACCCATTATTTTTTTCAGCGGCTTTCTTTAAATCTGCATCCAATGACCGAAGGCCGGCAAGTTTGCTATTCAGGGCAGGTTTTTTGCCGGACGGCTTATAGCGCGCTTCAAGATCCTTTTGCAGCATGCTTTCAGCCCTGGCCAGCCTGTCTGTCCCCAAGGTTCCCGATGAGAAGAGAAAACGGCCAATCTCCTCATTCTTCATTTGATGGATATTTTGCAGTCCGTGCAAATTAAAGGAAAATACCGCCTGGAACATACTTCGGTCAAAATTCCCCAGGAGCTTCTTCAGCAATTCTTCATTGCCGGAAGCCCCATTTTCCAGCATGACGGTAACATCTCCCGCCGCTTTCCCTTTCACTCTTTCTATGACGGCGAACCCATATTGCGGATGGCGGATGCTAACTCTACCTCCGTACCGGCCGCCTCCTTTAGGCTCATAGCGAAGTTCCTGTTGCTGCTTCGTTGGGAATCCAAATAAAACCGCATGAATGAACGCCATGATCGTAGTTTTTCCAGCTTCGTTCTCACCGTAAAATACTTGAAAGTCGTCCAGATTGGAAAGAACTAAATTTTCTAGCTTGCCAAATCCATAGATGTGCAATTCCTCAATTTTCATAAGTCTCCCTCCTTCCCACTGTTATCAGTCTCTTAACATGCTGATAAGCAAACGTTCCGCTTCTTCCAGCAAATGCCTTTCCTCTTCACTGCCGATGCTGTTAACATATTTTCTTCCCGGAAGCCGGCCATATAGGGGTTCAAGAACTTCCGCCGTGCTCCCGAATCCGTCGGCAACCTGGAAAAGTTCCTGGTAAAAGTCGGCTTCTCCCGCAAGGTCCTCCCTCTTCCAGAAATTCTCTTCCTCAATCGCCACCTTTGTGGTCCACACAAATGAAGATTCCTCTTCCTCTCCATCCTGAAGGAGTTCAAGCAGATTTCCATGAAGGCTGTCCAGATCTTCTCTGCCCTCCAAGTTTACATTTTTAAGAGTAATAGACAGTAATACTCCATTCCCTTTCCGGCGGGCCTCTTCCTTCTCTTTCAAAAGAAGTCGGTAAATGCCGTCGAATTCGGCTATGCCCCTCACACTGATTACAGTATCATGCCAGACCACATCATTCGTTTCAATAAATTCGAGATCAGCCTCCGCACGGTCAAGCGTTACAAGATAGCAGCCCTTTTCTCCTGTTTCTTTCCGGTTCCTTCCCTGGATATTTCCGGGATACACAACAGGTGGATATTCGGCTAGCACAGCCCGCTTATGGATATGTCCAAGCGCCCAGTAATCAAATTGTTTTTCAATAAGTTCACCTACCGTAAAAGGACAGTAGTTTCCATGCTCAGCTGAAGACCCGTCACTTCCGTGCAGGATTCCTATATGGTAGTCCCCGCCATGGGCCTTTTCATAAGTATGTATTTTCCGCTCGGCTACATGCCGCGTTGGATAACTGAAACCATAAAGATTCACTACGGCACCTGATTTTGTTTCGCAGCGGACAGTTTCTGTTTGGCTGTCAAAAATGTGCACATTCTCCGGCATCTGCATTTTTACCCAGGACCCGCCCAAATGGTCATGATTGCCGTGGACGGCATACACTTGGATCCCATTTGCTGAAAGCCTGTCCATTTCGGCCCTGAATCTCGATTGCGCCTTCAGGCTTCTGTCTTCGCCGTCGTATAAGTCCCCTGCAAAAATAATAAAATCCACTTCATTGCGGATGGCTGTGTCGACTATGTTTCTAAGGGAGATAAATGTGCTTTCTCTCAGTCTGGCCAATATATGGCCGGGAAGGTTATTCAGGCCGGCCATCGGGCTGTCCAAGTGAAGGTCAGCCGCATGGATAAAGGTAATTTTTTTCATTGATAACCATCCTTTCATTTTCGAGGAGTCACATGCGTGAGCTCCAATCAACCAGCTATTCAAATTGAATGGTGAAATTATAAAGGTCAACCTATATAGTAATGTTTCTGTCACTTTCCGTCTCGCTTTTCTTTATTGTATCACCCGAAAAAGGCGAATGCACGTTCTGTTTCTAATTTCGACGGACTAATGAAATTTGCGGATTCATTTTTGATATGTGAAAATGAAGAAAAGTGGAATAACAGGGGGGATGAAGATGAAAATCTATAAGTTGACTGCATTTGAACAAGATGGGAATAAGCTTTTGGATGAATCATTCCAGGCAGAGAACGATGATGCAGCCCAAGAAAAAGGGAGGGGCATTCTGGAGGAGAAAGGTCTTCTGGAAAAGGCTCACCGCTGCACCTCCCTCGCAGGAAAACTGCTCCTTTTCCATTCATAAAACTGTTTCATAACTATGCCGGCATGCCCGGAGTAAAGAAGCCGCAACCTGTCGGCTTCTTTTTTTCCACTCGGGCTATCTGCCTGTGAAACGGGGAGGCCGCTTCTCTACAAAGGCACGGATTCCTTCTTTATGGTCTTCTGTTTCCAGCATCTTTCGCTGGGCGTACTTTTCAACTTCTAATACTTTCAGCAGTTTGGGGCGATTAAGTTCGGAAAAAATCTTTTTTGTTTTTATCATTGCCTGGACTGGCTTGCCTAGATAGCCGCCAATTTTCTCTGCCAATGCCGCTTCCATATCAGCGGCAACCTCATGGATGAGCCCGTTTTCAAGCGCTTCCCGGGCAGACAAAGTCCTTCCTTCCCATATCAGCTGCTTCGCCCTCGATTCACCGACCATTTTTGCCAGGAAAAAATGGGCGCCTCCATCCGGAATCAGTCCGATCCCGATAAAATTCATGGCCAGCTTCGCATCATCTTTCACGAGGATATAGTCGGTTGCCAGGGCAATGCTGAACCCCAATCCTGCTGCGGGTCCTGAAATAGCGCTTATGGTGATGGCCGGAAGACAATATAAAGTAATGACAAGTTCATTGATGCAATCCATGATAGAAAAGAATTCTTGTTCATCTTTCATTTCAAGCATGGATTTTATATCGCCGCCCGCTGAAAAAGCCTCATCTGTTCCGGTCAGGACAAGAATATCGATCCCATCCGATTCGCTGATTTCTTTCAGACTGCCGACAAGGCCCCTGATCATTTCCTTGTCCAATGCATTCAGTGCTTTCGGCCTGTTCATTTTAACTGTCGCGACACGGCCATTGACAGATACATCAACCTTATCAGTGACAAAATTGAATGCCAACCTCAACGCCTCCTTATAGTCCCTCCCCTCCATTATAGAGCTTGTGCACCTCGTCCGTAATCCTTTTCGCAAAATAGTCACAATATTTGAACACATGGATTTACGGGACTTCAACGACAAAGGAAAACCCGCATCAAAGTGCGGGTTCATTTTTATTCGCGAAAAGTTCTTCGAGAATCCTTATTTTTTCGTTTGTATAATGCTCAAAGCTGTCATTGTATGACTTTGGATCTTTCGGGTTGGCAAAATGGCTGATTGCCCCGGTTACAGGGTGGACGAACTTGCTGGACGCCCCGCAGCCCAGCCCTATAATGGTCTGCATCTCTTCCATGATCATGATATTGTAGATGCTCTCCTGGCCCGGAAACGAGTAGCCGACATTCTCGAGATTGCCGAGGATGTTCTTTTGCCGATATAAATAATATGGTTTATAGCCGCGGCTCTTTGTCCATTCCTCGGCCAGCCCCATCATTTTCTCGACTTCTTCGCGATCCGCCACTTTATATCTGTCGCGATTTTTCGTCATTTCCGACGCGCGTTTAAAGGAAAGCGTATGGACGGTGAGCGATTCCGGCATCAGCTTTTCGGTTTCGTTCAATGTATGGGTGAATTCCTTCGTCCCTTCGCCAGGCAGCCCAATAATCAAATCCATATTGATATTGTCCATGCCCATTTCCCTTGAGAGTTGAAATTTGTCGATTGTCTCCTGGACGGTATGGTGGCGGCCGATTGCCTTCAGGGTTTCCTGGATATACGACTGGGGATTGACGCTGATTCTATGGATATTCCATTTTTTCAGCACTTCCAGTTTTTCAGGCGTAATCGTATCCGGCCTGCCAGCCTCAACGGTAATCTCCCTGATCTGGCTCGCATCCGGGAAGGAAGAATGCATTTCTTCATAAAGCATATCCATCTCTTCCGCAGTGATGCTTGTCGGCGTGCCGCCCCCGTAATACACGGTCGTTATTGTGATGCCCTGCTCCTTGAGCCAGCTGCCGATAGCCCTCATCTCATGGTGCAGCCCGCCAAGGAAGGAATTGACCGAACCCTGTCTGCCGTTGATCGCATAGGCAGGGAACGTGCAGTAAGCGCATTTTGTCGGGCAAAAAGGGATGCCAATATAAATGCTGACTTCTTTTTTCAAATCATATAAATCCGGAATCGCGTCAAGCTGGCGGTCAATGATCTGCTGCATTAATTCCGCTTTTTCCGGAGTAATTAAGTATTCTTCCGCCAATTCCCTCTTGGCGGCCTCTGGTTCCACGCCTGCCCTTAGCTTGCGGTGCAACAGCTTTGTCGGCCGGACACCGGTGAGGATGCCCCATTTTTGCGTGATGCCTGTGAGCTCCTGAAGCAGTTTCAGGTAAACTTGGGAAACGGCGTTTTTCACCG is part of the Bacillus sp. B-jedd genome and harbors:
- a CDS encoding metallophosphoesterase family protein, producing MKKITFIHAADLHLDSPMAGLNNLPGHILARLRESTFISLRNIVDTAIRNEVDFIIFAGDLYDGEDRSLKAQSRFRAEMDRLSANGIQVYAVHGNHDHLGGSWVKMQMPENVHIFDSQTETVRCETKSGAVVNLYGFSYPTRHVAERKIHTYEKAHGGDYHIGILHGSDGSSAEHGNYCPFTVGELIEKQFDYWALGHIHKRAVLAEYPPVVYPGNIQGRNRKETGEKGCYLVTLDRAEADLEFIETNDVVWHDTVISVRGIAEFDGIYRLLLKEKEEARRKGNGVLLSITLKNVNLEGREDLDSLHGNLLELLQDGEEEESSFVWTTKVAIEEENFWKREDLAGEADFYQELFQVADGFGSTAEVLEPLYGRLPGRKYVNSIGSEEERHLLEEAERLLISMLRD
- a CDS encoding YhzD family protein, yielding MKIYKLTAFEQDGNKLLDESFQAENDDAAQEKGRGILEEKGLLEKAHRCTSLAGKLLLFHS
- a CDS encoding enoyl-CoA hydratase, coding for MEGRDYKEALRLAFNFVTDKVDVSVNGRVATVKMNRPKALNALDKEMIRGLVGSLKEISESDGIDILVLTGTDEAFSAGGDIKSMLEMKDEQEFFSIMDCINELVITLYCLPAITISAISGPAAGLGFSIALATDYILVKDDAKLAMNFIGIGLIPDGGAHFFLAKMVGESRAKQLIWEGRTLSAREALENGLIHEVAADMEAALAEKIGGYLGKPVQAMIKTKKIFSELNRPKLLKVLEVEKYAQRKMLETEDHKEGIRAFVEKRPPRFTGR
- a CDS encoding coproporphyrinogen III oxidase, producing the protein MRITITGLSDERFERPLQLIANLFFEESEIYLNRKEESDISIAFTLDYKGKELHVSGILVDDGDKQIEENHQAAIDGSLSEKEQFKAVKNAVSQVYLKLLQELTGITQKWGILTGVRPTKLLHRKLRAGVEPEAAKRELAEEYLITPEKAELMQQIIDRQLDAIPDLYDLKKEVSIYIGIPFCPTKCAYCTFPAYAINGRQGSVNSFLGGLHHEMRAIGSWLKEQGITITTVYYGGGTPTSITAEEMDMLYEEMHSSFPDASQIREITVEAGRPDTITPEKLEVLKKWNIHRISVNPQSYIQETLKAIGRHHTVQETIDKFQLSREMGMDNINMDLIIGLPGEGTKEFTHTLNETEKLMPESLTVHTLSFKRASEMTKNRDRYKVADREEVEKMMGLAEEWTKSRGYKPYYLYRQKNILGNLENVGYSFPGQESIYNIMIMEEMQTIIGLGCGASSKFVHPVTGAISHFANPKDPKSYNDSFEHYTNEKIRILEELFANKNEPAL